The following are encoded in a window of Lichenicola cladoniae genomic DNA:
- a CDS encoding SRPBCC family protein produces MIYSTATVPVNPEGETPLSRAQAWKGLELKARDARLFLPPGLCTRCDVAEDSATHLVRDATIGGVDLREIITLEPGSKVTFFQATGPREGAIINELFEDEAGGLHLKFYCYLGLRGKEPNGRAEQAEQTQFDSDNGYKAALLSTLKRTRELVADGKL; encoded by the coding sequence ATGATCTACTCGACCGCCACCGTTCCGGTGAACCCGGAAGGCGAAACCCCGCTGTCCCGAGCGCAGGCCTGGAAGGGCCTGGAGCTCAAGGCGCGCGATGCCCGCCTCTTTCTCCCACCTGGCCTCTGCACCCGTTGCGATGTTGCCGAGGACAGCGCGACCCACCTTGTCCGGGACGCCACGATCGGCGGCGTCGATCTGCGTGAGATCATCACCCTTGAACCCGGCAGCAAGGTCACCTTCTTTCAGGCGACCGGCCCGCGCGAAGGCGCGATCATCAACGAGCTGTTCGAGGATGAAGCAGGCGGGCTCCATCTGAAATTCTACTGCTACCTCGGCTTGCGCGGCAAAGAGCCGAACGGCCGCGCCGAGCAGGCCGAGCAGACCCAGTTCGACAGCGACAATGGCTACAAGGCCGCTCTCCTGTCGACGTTGAAGCGCACCCGCGAGCTGGTTGCCGACGGCAAGCTCTGA
- a CDS encoding Gfo/Idh/MocA family protein: MQVIERGRGIGIGLIGSGFMGRAHALAFRNVGGVFPLAVQPRLEILADTPEQRAIEAATSFGFARATGDWTELVRDPAIDLVAITTPNRLHAPIALAAIEAGKHVYCEKPLATTLADAIAMEGAAKAAGIVTMVGFNYLKNPIIDTAREIVRSGEIGEITGFRGIHAEDFMADPEAQFSWRCEPEQAGGALADIGSHILSMARSLLGEVESVCGRLDTIHGERPLPDGSRRAVGVDDQANMLVRFAGRPFTASISASWLASGRDMQLAFEISGTRGALSFTQERFNELRFYKTGQPTGRKGFTTINAGPAHGDYAAFCPAPGHQIGFNDLKTIEVRRLLDAVAGKAPSDADFGDALMITRVMEAVRLSSQRQRWVALSEIDGALSSRSQ, translated from the coding sequence ATGCAGGTGATCGAACGAGGTCGTGGCATCGGGATCGGACTGATCGGCAGCGGCTTCATGGGCAGGGCTCATGCCCTGGCCTTCCGGAATGTCGGCGGCGTGTTTCCGCTGGCGGTGCAGCCGAGGCTCGAGATCCTGGCCGACACACCCGAACAGCGGGCGATCGAGGCGGCGACGTCGTTCGGCTTCGCCAGGGCGACCGGGGACTGGACCGAGCTTGTACGTGACCCGGCCATCGACCTGGTCGCCATCACGACCCCGAACCGGCTGCACGCGCCGATCGCGCTGGCGGCGATCGAGGCCGGCAAGCACGTCTATTGCGAGAAGCCGCTGGCGACCACGCTGGCGGACGCGATCGCGATGGAAGGTGCTGCGAAGGCCGCCGGCATCGTCACCATGGTCGGTTTCAACTACCTGAAGAACCCGATCATCGATACCGCGCGCGAGATCGTGCGGTCCGGGGAGATCGGCGAGATCACCGGCTTTCGCGGCATCCATGCCGAGGATTTCATGGCCGACCCCGAGGCGCAGTTCTCCTGGCGTTGCGAGCCGGAACAGGCGGGCGGAGCGCTGGCGGATATCGGCAGCCACATCCTGTCGATGGCGCGCAGCCTGCTCGGCGAGGTGGAGAGCGTGTGCGGCCGGCTGGACACCATCCACGGCGAGCGGCCGTTGCCGGACGGCAGCCGACGCGCCGTCGGGGTCGATGACCAGGCCAACATGCTGGTCCGGTTCGCCGGCAGGCCGTTCACGGCCAGCATCAGCGCGAGCTGGCTCGCCAGCGGCCGGGACATGCAGCTTGCCTTCGAGATCAGCGGCACCCGGGGGGCGCTGTCCTTCACCCAGGAGCGGTTCAACGAGCTGCGCTTCTACAAGACCGGCCAGCCGACCGGCCGCAAGGGCTTCACCACGATCAATGCAGGGCCCGCGCATGGCGACTACGCGGCATTCTGCCCGGCACCCGGCCATCAGATCGGCTTCAACGACCTCAAGACGATCGAGGTGCGTCGCCTGCTCGATGCGGTGGCGGGCAAGGCGCCCAGCGACGCCGACTTCGGCGATGCGCTGATGATCACCCGGGTGATGGAGGCGGTCCGGCTATCGTCGCAACGGCAGCGCTGGGTCGCGCTGAGCGAGATCGACGGTGCCCTGTCCAGCCGCTCGCAATGA
- a CDS encoding MurR/RpiR family transcriptional regulator — protein sequence MMDNEQEPPPGRPEDLGAGTDAGADIPRDFKSLRALIVARRDMLPKRLVQVADFAVDHPQEIAFGRVTDLAAQAGVQPSTLVRFAQTLGYSGFSDLQAVFRAHARQRWPDYRERLETLASGEQSHGADPVSLLHGFVHAAQVSLDHLEQTVDRQALERAVQLLSEARSISLVGNRRVYPVALYLAYALRKLGIRCELIDNAGGLGHRQIELLDRTDVVLAVSFTPYAAETLDLSSAAARRGARVVAITDSPFSPLTQLAETWLEVAETDHAGFRSLSATFVLATTLAVALGERRVHLASDNDEKE from the coding sequence ATGATGGATAACGAGCAGGAGCCGCCTCCCGGCCGGCCGGAGGATCTGGGAGCCGGTACCGACGCCGGAGCCGATATTCCGCGCGATTTCAAAAGTCTGCGCGCCCTGATCGTGGCCCGGCGGGACATGCTGCCGAAGCGGCTGGTGCAGGTTGCCGACTTCGCCGTGGATCACCCGCAGGAGATCGCCTTCGGCCGTGTCACCGACCTCGCGGCACAAGCCGGCGTCCAGCCATCCACCCTGGTGCGGTTTGCCCAGACCCTCGGCTATTCCGGGTTCTCGGATCTGCAGGCGGTGTTCAGGGCGCATGCGCGGCAGCGCTGGCCGGACTATCGGGAAAGGCTGGAAACGCTGGCTTCCGGCGAGCAGTCGCACGGCGCCGACCCGGTCTCGTTGCTGCACGGCTTCGTGCATGCCGCCCAGGTGTCGCTCGATCATCTGGAACAGACGGTCGACCGGCAGGCGCTGGAACGGGCCGTCCAGCTGCTGTCCGAGGCGCGCTCGATCAGCCTGGTCGGTAACCGCCGGGTCTACCCGGTGGCGCTCTATCTCGCCTACGCACTGCGCAAGCTCGGCATCCGCTGCGAGCTGATCGACAATGCCGGCGGCCTGGGCCACCGGCAGATCGAGCTGCTCGATCGCACGGACGTCGTGCTGGCTGTCAGCTTCACCCCGTATGCCGCGGAAACGCTCGACCTGTCGTCCGCGGCGGCGCGGCGTGGCGCCCGGGTGGTGGCCATCACCGACAGCCCGTTCTCGCCGCTGACCCAGCTTGCGGAAACCTGGCTGGAAGTGGCCGAGACCGACCATGCCGGGTTCCGCTCGCTGTCCGCCACCTTCGTGCTGGCGACCACGCTGGCGGTGGCGCTGGGCGAGCGGCGGGTGCACCTCGCATCGGACAATGACGAAAAGGAATAG
- the iolG gene encoding inositol 2-dehydrogenase yields the protein MVRFTVLGCGRIGRMHAANLARHPGVELVSVFDIMDEAANATAQALGVRRAASTAEALSDPKVDAVLIATPTATHVPLIIEAARAGKAILCEKPIDLDIERVLQCRDEIAGFDPIVMIGFNRRFDPTFAALRRRVEAGEIGRVEQVVISSRDPAPPPLSYIRGSGGLFHDMMIHDFDMARSLVGDIVEVSALGAVLVDPGIGEAGDIDAAMVTLRAASGALVHINNSRRCAYGYDQRLEVFGEKGMLLAGNQRETTVEAHLADRTACRDPILHFFIQRYTDAYAAEISHFVTAVETHTRPTPGFSDGLEALRLADAAATSHSTGRSVRLDQVAGEALDSMMR from the coding sequence ATGGTTCGCTTCACTGTTCTCGGCTGCGGCCGTATCGGCCGGATGCATGCTGCCAACCTGGCCCGCCACCCGGGCGTCGAGCTGGTTTCCGTGTTCGACATCATGGACGAGGCGGCCAATGCCACCGCCCAGGCCCTCGGCGTCCGCCGCGCGGCCTCCACCGCCGAGGCACTGTCCGATCCCAAGGTCGATGCCGTGCTGATCGCCACCCCGACCGCGACGCATGTCCCGCTGATCATCGAGGCTGCCCGCGCCGGCAAGGCGATCCTGTGCGAGAAGCCGATCGACCTGGACATCGAGCGGGTGCTGCAATGCCGGGACGAGATCGCCGGGTTCGATCCGATCGTCATGATCGGGTTCAACCGCCGCTTCGATCCGACGTTCGCGGCACTGCGCCGTCGCGTCGAGGCGGGCGAGATCGGCAGGGTCGAGCAGGTGGTGATCAGCAGCCGCGATCCGGCACCGCCGCCGCTCTCCTACATCAGGGGCTCGGGCGGCCTGTTCCACGACATGATGATCCACGATTTCGACATGGCGCGCTCCCTGGTCGGCGACATCGTCGAGGTGTCCGCGCTCGGCGCGGTGCTGGTGGATCCCGGGATCGGCGAAGCCGGCGACATAGACGCCGCCATGGTAACGCTGCGGGCCGCCTCCGGGGCGCTGGTCCATATCAACAACAGCCGCCGCTGCGCCTATGGCTACGACCAGCGGCTGGAGGTGTTCGGCGAGAAGGGCATGCTGCTGGCCGGCAACCAGCGCGAGACCACGGTCGAGGCGCATCTCGCCGACCGTACCGCCTGCCGCGACCCGATCCTGCACTTCTTCATCCAGCGCTACACCGACGCCTATGCCGCCGAGATCTCGCACTTCGTCACCGCCGTGGAGACGCATACCAGGCCGACACCCGGCTTTTCCGACGGTCTCGAGGCCCTGCGTCTTGCCGACGCGGCTGCGACCAGCCACAGCACCGGCCGCAGCGTCCGCCTCGACCAGGTGGCCGGCGAAGCTCTCGACAGCATGATGCGTTGA
- a CDS encoding AI-2E family transporter translates to MNIPLPSYPADEDARSEPRAVTQSKIYGLLRLTLAATVVILAVWLLKDVLTVVFASALFAVILHGIAKLLQRFTRMPFWLSLTIVILGLAGLLVGFVLLVGPGLGDQVVKLKQALIEQSHGIHDRLDRTQWGQLALQQVPSSMGGDKEGGGSPGVPSGLAGSVAGFLGSLFGLFGTIVVVIIAGLYLAAAPATYVNGALRLVAEKHRPKAKELCLAAGSALWSWSAGQALDMLVVGILSGVGLWIIGVPLALALGVLAGLFNFVPYIGAIIGAIPAIVIAFSLGATTGIETTILYLVIQGFEGNVMAPLIQNRAVHLPPGLTILSQTAFGSILGIPGLIFATPLTAAILAVMTKATKPLDQNDHV, encoded by the coding sequence ATGAATATCCCGCTGCCATCATACCCTGCGGATGAAGACGCACGATCCGAACCACGGGCCGTCACCCAGTCCAAGATCTATGGCCTGCTCCGGCTGACCCTGGCTGCGACCGTGGTGATCCTCGCGGTCTGGCTGCTCAAGGACGTGCTGACGGTGGTGTTCGCCTCGGCACTGTTCGCGGTGATTCTGCACGGGATCGCCAAGCTGCTGCAGCGCTTCACCCGGATGCCGTTCTGGCTGTCGCTGACCATCGTCATACTCGGCCTGGCTGGTCTGCTGGTCGGCTTCGTGCTGCTGGTCGGCCCGGGTCTCGGCGATCAGGTGGTCAAGCTGAAGCAGGCGCTGATAGAGCAGTCGCATGGGATCCACGACCGTCTCGATCGCACCCAATGGGGCCAACTCGCGCTGCAGCAAGTGCCGAGTTCCATGGGCGGCGACAAGGAGGGAGGCGGAAGCCCGGGCGTACCGTCCGGCCTGGCGGGCTCGGTCGCCGGTTTCCTGGGCTCGCTGTTCGGCCTGTTCGGCACCATCGTCGTGGTCATCATCGCCGGCCTCTATTTGGCGGCGGCACCGGCAACCTACGTGAACGGCGCACTGCGCCTGGTCGCGGAGAAGCATCGCCCGAAGGCCAAGGAACTGTGCCTTGCCGCCGGCTCGGCACTCTGGTCATGGAGCGCCGGCCAGGCGCTCGATATGCTGGTGGTCGGCATCCTGTCCGGCGTCGGGCTCTGGATCATCGGCGTGCCGCTGGCACTGGCACTCGGCGTACTGGCCGGGCTGTTCAACTTCGTGCCGTATATCGGTGCGATCATCGGCGCGATCCCGGCGATCGTCATCGCCTTCTCGCTTGGTGCCACCACCGGCATCGAGACGACGATCCTGTACTTGGTCATCCAGGGCTTCGAGGGAAACGTAATGGCGCCCCTGATCCAGAACCGCGCCGTGCATCTGCCGCCCGGCCTGACCATCCTGTCCCAGACCGCGTTCGGGTCGATCCTCGGCATTCCCGGGTTGATCTTCGCGACCCCGCTGACGGCCGCGATCCTGGCGGTCATGACGAAGGCAACCAAGCCGCTGGATCAGAACGACCACGTCTGA
- a CDS encoding DUF4440 domain-containing protein — MDDGRVWSFEESLWVGDAEHYRASIDDECLMVLPAPPFVMSGQQAIEAVSATPRWSKVELSERQVARPQEGMIVIAYKARAERDGVTPYEAHCTSTYRRLAHEEWRVVQHQQTPPLLASP, encoded by the coding sequence ATGGACGATGGACGGGTCTGGAGCTTCGAGGAAAGCCTGTGGGTGGGTGATGCCGAGCATTATCGCGCGTCGATCGACGACGAGTGCCTGATGGTGTTGCCGGCACCGCCATTCGTGATGAGCGGCCAGCAGGCGATCGAGGCCGTCTCGGCGACCCCGCGCTGGTCGAAGGTGGAACTGTCCGAACGCCAGGTGGCACGCCCGCAGGAGGGGATGATCGTCATCGCCTACAAGGCACGCGCGGAACGCGACGGAGTCACGCCGTACGAGGCGCACTGCACCTCGACCTATCGCCGGCTGGCTCACGAGGAATGGCGGGTCGTACAGCACCAGCAGACACCGCCGCTGCTCGCCAGCCCCTGA
- a CDS encoding putative bifunctional diguanylate cyclase/phosphodiesterase codes for MFTRTSSFVGAAVSELIVAAIAIILQGTAVFIAWATAGFTILAWRLGIIFMARRSVRLGRSVSAGWMAVGSIVWAIELGCGALICNMSGVPALQLLSVACVVSTVSGLSARNSSTPRLAVTQLAIGIGFTSLGAALAPELWIKVLLLQAPFVVIGLGSVCWRSGRDLVSMLDAQQKNAELARRDMLTGLSNRVRVNEELQALLVDAPPDSIFALIWIDLDGFKAINDTLGHAAGDVVLVETGRRLLEVCMPVEGRAARSVARLGGDEFLIILPQGERDEALRLAEALAASIRIPHILRNAPDVRLDASIGISLFPEHGDNADALLAAADRALYAVKASGRARVLVYDPLLHAGEDDLIQFRSELAKALGEGENQLQLYYQPIVRLSDGKVTDREALVRWNHPKRGLVSPGSFIPMAEASGLIVPLGEWVLRQACADAATWADNVKVAVNVSPFQLRSERLTSVVVQALDQAGLSPARLAIEITETAMLGQEGTTSHTMRQLRELGIEVVLDDFGTGFSSLSNLCSFVFDRIKIDGSFVKEALHRRDCAAVIHATVELARQLGIPTTAECVETPEQLEFVRACGCSEVQGYLLGRPEPAPGMFTQMASLPANLRMAPPVLVPVAIAH; via the coding sequence ATGTTCACGCGGACTTCGTCGTTTGTCGGGGCAGCGGTCAGCGAGCTGATCGTGGCGGCCATCGCGATCATTCTCCAGGGCACCGCGGTCTTTATCGCCTGGGCCACCGCGGGCTTCACCATTCTGGCCTGGCGCCTTGGGATCATCTTCATGGCACGGCGATCGGTGCGGCTTGGCCGCAGCGTGTCGGCCGGCTGGATGGCGGTCGGGAGCATCGTCTGGGCGATCGAACTCGGCTGTGGCGCCCTCATCTGCAACATGAGCGGCGTTCCGGCCCTGCAACTGCTTTCGGTCGCCTGCGTCGTGTCCACCGTATCCGGCCTGAGTGCCCGCAACTCGAGTACGCCTCGCCTGGCGGTGACGCAACTGGCCATCGGGATCGGTTTCACCTCTCTCGGGGCGGCCCTCGCACCGGAGCTCTGGATCAAGGTCCTGTTGCTCCAGGCGCCCTTCGTCGTCATCGGGCTGGGCAGCGTCTGCTGGCGATCCGGCCGGGACCTCGTCTCGATGCTGGATGCCCAGCAGAAGAACGCCGAGCTGGCGCGTCGCGACATGCTGACCGGCTTGTCCAACCGGGTCCGGGTCAACGAGGAACTCCAGGCATTGCTGGTCGATGCCCCTCCCGATTCGATTTTCGCGTTGATCTGGATCGACCTGGACGGCTTCAAGGCGATCAACGACACGCTCGGCCATGCGGCCGGCGACGTTGTGCTGGTCGAGACCGGACGACGCCTGCTGGAGGTCTGCATGCCTGTCGAGGGGAGGGCAGCCCGGTCCGTCGCGCGCCTGGGTGGCGACGAGTTCCTGATCATCCTGCCACAGGGGGAGCGTGACGAAGCGCTGCGTCTGGCGGAGGCGCTGGCTGCGTCCATCAGGATCCCGCACATCCTCCGCAATGCGCCGGACGTGCGCCTCGACGCCAGCATCGGCATCTCGCTGTTTCCCGAGCACGGCGACAATGCCGATGCATTGCTCGCCGCTGCGGACCGGGCCCTGTATGCGGTCAAGGCGTCGGGCAGAGCGCGCGTGCTGGTGTATGACCCGCTCCTGCATGCGGGAGAGGACGACCTCATTCAATTCCGCAGCGAACTGGCCAAGGCCCTGGGCGAGGGCGAGAACCAGCTTCAGCTCTACTACCAGCCGATCGTTAGGCTCTCCGATGGCAAGGTGACCGACCGGGAAGCACTCGTGCGCTGGAATCACCCCAAACGCGGGCTGGTGAGTCCCGGTAGCTTCATCCCGATGGCAGAGGCGAGCGGGCTGATCGTTCCCCTGGGCGAATGGGTGCTGCGCCAGGCGTGTGCTGACGCGGCCACCTGGGCCGACAACGTCAAGGTCGCGGTGAACGTTTCGCCGTTCCAGTTGCGCAGCGAGCGGCTGACCTCGGTGGTGGTCCAGGCGCTCGATCAGGCCGGCTTGTCACCGGCACGGCTGGCGATCGAGATCACCGAAACCGCGATGCTCGGCCAGGAGGGGACGACCAGCCACACCATGCGCCAGCTGCGCGAACTCGGCATCGAGGTGGTGCTCGATGATTTCGGGACCGGGTTCTCGTCCCTGTCCAACCTCTGCTCCTTCGTCTTCGACCGCATCAAGATCGACGGCTCCTTCGTGAAGGAAGCGTTGCACCGGCGCGACTGTGCGGCGGTCATCCATGCCACGGTGGAACTGGCTCGCCAGTTGGGGATTCCGACCACCGCCGAGTGCGTCGAGACGCCGGAACAGCTGGAGTTCGTGCGCGCCTGCGGCTGCAGCGAGGTGCAGGGCTACCTCCTGGGAAGACCGGAACCTGCCCCGGGGATGTTCACCCAGATGGCCAGCCTTCCGGCGAATCTGCGGATGGCACCACCTGTTCTCGTCCCGGTTGCCATCGCCCACTGA
- the rnhA gene encoding ribonuclease HI, whose protein sequence is MTSSALETELETVNADSAKPDVTVWTDGGCRPNPGPGGWAVLLCFRGHERELSGGEKVTTNNRMELTAAAEALEALTRPCRIAVHTDSEYVRNGVTRWSTGWVRRNWRNASGDPVKNMDLWRRVLDAAKRHEVSWHWVRGHAGDINNERVDKIATAARIAVETD, encoded by the coding sequence ATGACGTCATCCGCCCTCGAGACCGAATTGGAGACGGTGAATGCCGACTCCGCAAAGCCGGACGTCACCGTCTGGACCGATGGCGGCTGCCGGCCCAACCCGGGTCCGGGCGGCTGGGCGGTGTTGCTGTGCTTTCGCGGTCATGAGCGCGAATTGTCCGGTGGGGAAAAGGTGACCACCAACAACCGCATGGAGCTTACCGCTGCCGCCGAAGCGCTCGAGGCGCTGACCAGGCCGTGCCGGATCGCCGTGCACACCGACAGCGAATACGTGCGCAACGGCGTCACCCGCTGGAGTACCGGCTGGGTACGGCGCAACTGGCGCAACGCTTCCGGCGACCCGGTCAAGAACATGGATCTGTGGCGACGCGTGCTGGACGCGGCCAAGCGTCACGAGGTGAGCTGGCACTGGGTGCGTGGCCATGCCGGTGACATCAATAACGAACGCGTCGACAAGATCGCGACCGCCGCCAGGATCGCAGTCGAAACCGACTGA
- a CDS encoding homoserine kinase, protein MAVYTDVSDEALASFLTDYALGELVAFRGIAEGVENSNFSLRTGTGDYILTLYEKRVDPRELPWFLGLMRHLAQRGVTCPQPVAGHDGEALRMLAGRPAAITSFLSGVWPRRVRPEHCRLLGVALATLHLAGADYGHERPNALGPAAWRPLLESCRSTGDVVQPGLVAELDRALDSILPAWPSDLPRGQIHADLFPDNVFFLETGGSRTLSGLIDFYFACTDLLAYDLGVCLNAWCFEPGMEFNVTKAKLLLAGYASIRPLDAAERAALPVLAQGAAIRFLLTRLYDWVNTPPGAMVTRKDPLEYLRRLRFHLAAATPEALGL, encoded by the coding sequence ATGGCGGTCTATACGGACGTGTCGGACGAGGCGCTCGCCTCGTTCCTGACCGATTACGCGCTTGGTGAACTGGTGGCGTTCCGGGGCATCGCGGAAGGCGTCGAGAACAGCAATTTCTCGCTGCGGACCGGCACCGGCGACTACATCCTGACCCTCTACGAAAAGCGCGTTGATCCGCGTGAGCTGCCCTGGTTCCTGGGGCTGATGCGTCATCTCGCCCAGCGCGGGGTGACGTGTCCGCAGCCGGTCGCCGGCCATGACGGCGAAGCTTTGCGCATGTTGGCCGGACGGCCGGCGGCGATTACGTCCTTCCTGTCCGGGGTCTGGCCGAGACGGGTGCGGCCCGAGCATTGCCGGCTGCTCGGCGTGGCACTGGCAACGCTGCATCTCGCCGGCGCCGACTACGGGCACGAGCGCCCGAACGCTCTCGGTCCCGCTGCCTGGCGGCCATTGCTGGAGAGCTGTCGCAGCACGGGCGACGTGGTTCAGCCGGGCTTGGTCGCGGAGCTGGACCGGGCGCTCGACAGCATCCTGCCGGCCTGGCCATCGGATCTGCCGCGCGGGCAGATCCATGCCGACCTTTTCCCGGACAACGTCTTCTTCCTTGAGACCGGCGGGAGCCGCACATTGTCCGGCCTGATCGACTTCTATTTCGCCTGCACCGATCTGCTCGCCTACGATCTCGGCGTCTGCCTGAACGCCTGGTGCTTCGAGCCCGGCATGGAGTTCAACGTGACCAAGGCCAAGCTGCTCTTGGCCGGGTATGCAAGCATTCGTCCACTCGACGCGGCCGAACGCGCGGCCTTGCCGGTGCTGGCGCAGGGGGCTGCGATCCGCTTCCTGCTGACCCGCCTGTACGACTGGGTAAACACCCCGCCCGGTGCCATGGTGACCCGCAAGGATCCGCTGGAATACCTGCGCCGGCTGCGCTTTCATCTCGCCGCCGCCACCCCCGAGGCACTTGGTCTATGA
- the ispH gene encoding 4-hydroxy-3-methylbut-2-enyl diphosphate reductase — MPDQMIDQVISNQSVVRDVNQTNTLPRLKVLLAGPRGFCAGVDRAIRVVEEALRRYGAPVYVRHEIVHNRTVVEELEAKGAIFVEELDEVPADGQVVFSAHGVPKTVPAEAERRNLLYLDATCPLVSKVHREAERHYAEGGPESRHILMIGHAGHPEVVGTMGQLPIGAVTLVNDAGEARRVLPADPNRLAFITQTTLSVDDTAEIVAILRERFPLIEGPKREDICYATTNRQEAVKAIAPGCDLVIVIGSPNSSNSQRLREVAERSGAPRALLVPRLRDLDWSVLDGVNTLGITAGASAPEALVQEMVTALGRRYQLEIEERTVKLEDVIFKLPAPLG, encoded by the coding sequence ATGCCGGACCAGATGATTGATCAGGTGATCTCGAACCAGAGCGTTGTTCGGGACGTCAATCAGACGAATACACTGCCGCGGCTCAAGGTGCTGCTGGCCGGGCCACGCGGCTTCTGCGCCGGTGTCGACCGCGCGATCCGCGTCGTCGAGGAGGCGCTGCGCCGCTATGGCGCACCGGTCTATGTGCGCCACGAGATCGTCCATAACCGGACCGTCGTCGAGGAGCTCGAGGCCAAGGGCGCCATTTTCGTCGAGGAACTGGACGAGGTTCCGGCGGACGGCCAGGTGGTGTTCTCCGCGCATGGCGTGCCGAAGACGGTCCCGGCCGAGGCCGAGCGCCGCAACCTGCTCTATCTCGATGCGACCTGCCCGCTGGTCAGCAAGGTCCATCGCGAGGCCGAGCGCCATTATGCCGAGGGTGGGCCCGAGAGCCGCCATATCCTGATGATCGGCCATGCCGGGCATCCCGAAGTGGTCGGAACGATGGGCCAGCTGCCGATCGGTGCCGTAACACTGGTCAACGATGCCGGCGAGGCGCGTCGCGTACTGCCGGCTGACCCGAACCGGCTCGCCTTCATCACCCAGACTACCCTGTCGGTCGACGATACCGCCGAGATCGTGGCGATCCTGCGCGAGCGGTTCCCGCTGATCGAGGGACCGAAGCGCGAGGACATCTGCTACGCGACGACGAACCGGCAGGAAGCAGTCAAGGCGATCGCACCCGGCTGCGATCTGGTGATCGTGATCGGCAGCCCGAACTCGTCGAACTCGCAGCGGCTGCGCGAAGTCGCCGAACGGTCCGGCGCCCCGCGCGCACTGCTGGTGCCGCGTCTGCGCGACCTGGACTGGTCGGTGCTGGACGGCGTCAACACGCTGGGCATCACCGCCGGTGCATCGGCCCCCGAAGCGCTCGTGCAGGAAATGGTCACCGCACTCGGCCGCCGCTACCAGCTCGAGATCGAGGAGCGGACGGTGAAGCTGGAGGACGTGATCTTCAAGCTGCCGGCGCCGCTCGGCTGA
- the gcvH gene encoding glycine cleavage system protein GcvH yields the protein MAEMRYTKEHEWVRLEEDGTVTVGITDHAQEALGDIVFVELPESGRVLAEGESCAVVESVKAASDIYAPMAGTVLDMNELLTEDPSLVNRDPEDEAWFFRLDPTNPDALQALMDEEAYQTYVDTL from the coding sequence ATGGCCGAGATGCGCTACACCAAGGAACATGAGTGGGTTCGCCTGGAAGAGGATGGAACCGTCACGGTCGGCATCACCGATCATGCCCAGGAGGCGCTCGGCGACATCGTGTTCGTCGAGCTGCCCGAGAGCGGGCGTGTGCTCGCCGAGGGCGAGAGCTGCGCTGTGGTCGAGAGCGTGAAGGCGGCCTCGGACATCTATGCGCCGATGGCCGGCACCGTGCTCGACATGAACGAGCTGCTCACCGAAGACCCGTCCCTGGTCAATCGCGACCCGGAGGACGAGGCCTGGTTCTTCCGTCTGGACCCCACCAACCCGGATGCGCTGCAGGCGCTGATGGACGAGGAAGCATACCAGACCTACGTCGACACCCTCTGA
- a CDS encoding CBS domain-containing protein, with protein MTIAAILAKKGRAIVRIEPMAHVSEVVALLGRHRIGAVLVVDPAAIPSNTQLQDILGIVSERDVIRAMGTSSFAGDVLDMSVSQIMTEARYTIAVSASLEDAAILMTQRRVRHLPVTENDTLVGMISLGDVVKARLEEQSSEADGMMAYVGAAH; from the coding sequence ATGACGATTGCAGCCATCCTGGCCAAAAAGGGGCGTGCCATCGTGCGCATCGAGCCCATGGCTCACGTGAGCGAGGTCGTCGCATTACTCGGCAGGCACCGGATCGGTGCCGTCCTGGTGGTAGACCCCGCGGCCATTCCCTCCAACACGCAGCTGCAGGACATCCTGGGCATCGTCAGCGAACGGGACGTCATTCGAGCGATGGGGACGAGCAGTTTTGCAGGTGACGTGCTGGACATGAGCGTTTCGCAGATCATGACCGAGGCCCGCTATACGATTGCCGTGTCCGCCTCGCTGGAAGACGCGGCTATCCTCATGACCCAGCGACGCGTGCGCCACCTGCCGGTCACCGAGAACGATACCCTGGTCGGAATGATCAGCCTCGGCGACGTCGTGAAAGCCCGGCTCGAGGAGCAGTCGAGCGAGGCCGACGGCATGATGGCTTATGTTGGGGCGGCCCACTGA